Below is a genomic region from Streptomyces sp. NBC_00461.
ATCTCGGCGGAGCGACTGCAGCAGAAGCTGCCGGACATCGAGAAGCACGACGTGTTCATGTGCGGGCCGGCCGGCTTCGCGCAGACCGTGTACGAAGCACTGCGCGGTGCGGGAGTGCCCGCCCGCCGCATCCATCACGAGTCGTTCGAGATGTGAGCGACGGGACTTCAGGAGCCTAGGAAAGCGATGAGGAAGAGTCACCCCATCCGGCGTGTCGTGCTGGCCACCGCCGCCACCGTGTCGGGCGTCGTACTGCTGCTGTCGCTGAAACCGGCGTCCGACCCGAACGCCGAGGCCGCCGCGGGCGCCGCCCCCCAGCAGACCGCGGCCGCACAGGAGTCGCCCCAGGGCGGCGCCGCGGCGACCGGAAACGGCACGGTCGACGGCAACGTCGTCCAGACCCAGTACGGCAACGTCCAGGTACGACTGACCGTCAGCAACGGCAAGATCACCAAGGCCGACGCGGTGCAGGCGCCCAAGGGCGGCACCAGCGACCAGAAGACCGCCCTGTCCATCCCCAAGCTGACCCAGGAGACGGTCGCCGCACAGAGCGCGCAGATCGACTCGGTGTCCGGGGCGACGTACACCAGCACCGGCTACAAGCAGTCGCTCCAGTCGGCGATCGACAAGATGAAGGCGAGCGCGGGCTCTTCACAGGGCTCCGGCTCCTCGCAGGGTTCCGGTGGTGGTGGTGCCCAGGCCAAGACCGTGACCGGCAAGGTCGTCCAGACCCAGTACGGGGCCGTCCAGGTCCGGATCACCGTCAGCAACGGCAAGATCACCAAGGCCGACGCGGTGCAGGCGCCCAAGGGCGGCACCAGCGACCAGAAGACCGCCCTGTCCGTCCCCAGGCTCAACCAGGAGGCGGTGGCGGCCGGCAACGCGAACATCGACTCGGTGTCGGGTGCGACGTACACGAGCACCGGCTACAAGCAGTCGCTCCAGTCGGCGCTGGACCAGGCCGGTGGCTGAG
It encodes:
- a CDS encoding FMN-binding protein, whose translation is MRKSHPIRRVVLATAATVSGVVLLLSLKPASDPNAEAAAGAAPQQTAAAQESPQGGAAATGNGTVDGNVVQTQYGNVQVRLTVSNGKITKADAVQAPKGGTSDQKTALSIPKLTQETVAAQSAQIDSVSGATYTSTGYKQSLQSAIDKMKASAGSSQGSGSSQGSGGGGAQAKTVTGKVVQTQYGAVQVRITVSNGKITKADAVQAPKGGTSDQKTALSVPRLNQEAVAAGNANIDSVSGATYTSTGYKQSLQSALDQAGG